A genomic stretch from Cervus canadensis isolate Bull #8, Minnesota chromosome 27, ASM1932006v1, whole genome shotgun sequence includes:
- the LOC122428641 gene encoding uncharacterized protein LOC122428641: protein MFQGLGDPCPDRTRDESTSISPLGAVPLIIPAVFTPKNQQPTVSRQLSVTASLLSVPDRKQPEAFPEVGTEEGGKAGEAWSGGGNTAVGARRLWVPATPTNSRSSSLPAPPRQLPGWILGTPASRPGGQNSPQPAGRFEGCYGNSHFREWGLGSALEPWAPPRALRPRFSVAPGNSHFRERVQFPPVPPPRSSTASAPTQGSGLPATVSRRSSLSAGGGG, encoded by the exons ATGTTCCAGGGTCTGGGTGATCCCTGCCCCGACAGGACTAGAGACGAGAGCACATCCATCTCCCCGCTGGGCGCCGTCCCTCTCATCATTCCGGCGGTCTTCAC ACCAAAGAACCAGCAGCCCACTGTCTCGCGTCAGCTAAGCGTCACGGCCTCTCTCCTCAGCGTTCCGGACCGGAAGCAGCCGGAGGCGTTTCCGGAAGTAGGGACTGAGGAAGGCGGAAAGGCTGGCGAGGCTTGGAGCGGCGGTGGGAACACTGCTGTGGGGGCTCGGCGCCTCTGGGTGCCCGCCACCCCAACCAATTCCCGGTCGagcagcctccctgcccctccccgccAACTCCCTGGATGGATTCTCGGGACCCCGGCGAGCCGACCGGGCGGCCAGAACTCCCCTCAGCCGGCTGGTCGGTTTGAGGGTTGCTACGGCAACAGCCACTTCCGGGAGTGGGGGCTCG ggtctgcCCTTGAGCCGTGGGCCCCACCCCGCGCCCTCAGACCGCGTTTCTCTGTTGCTCCTGGCAACAGCCACTTCCGGGAGAGGGTGCAGTTTCCCCCTGTCCCCCCGCCCCGTTCCAGCACCGCGAGCGCTCCAACGCAGGGTTCCGGCCTCCCGGCAACCGTTAGTCGGCGATCTTCGCTGTCCGCCGGCGGGGGCGGGTGA